In Acidimicrobiales bacterium, the sequence GCGCCGACTGCTGGCCGTGGAAGGGGTTGGCGTGGACGGTGTCGAGGCCGAACACGGTGAGCAGGAGCGGGGCGGTCTCCCCGGTCACGCGGGCCACAGCCAGCATCACGGCCGTGGTCAGGCCGGACGAGGCGGTGGGGATCACGATCGACACGATCGTCCGCCACCGCGCCACCCCCAGGGCGTAGGACGCCTCCCGCAGGTCCTGGGGGACCAGCTTGAGCATCTCCTCTGACGCCCGGGCCACGATCGGCAGCATCAGCACCGACAGGGCCAGGGCCCCGGCAAAGCCGGAGAACCCCTGGTGCAGCGCGATCACCCAGAAGGAGTAGACGAACAGACCGGCCACGATCGATGGGATCCCGGTCAGCACGTCGACCAGGAAGCGCAACGACTGGGCGAAGCGGCTCTGGCGCCCGTACTCCACCAGGAACACGGCCACCAGCAGCCCGAGGGGCACCGAGATCAGGCTGGCCAGGCCCACCTGCTCGAGGGTGCCGATGATCGAGTGGAGGATCCCTCCCGTGGCGTCGAGGGGGCCCACGCCCCGCATCGACGTGGTGAAGAACCTCCCGGTGAACTTGGCCGCGCCCTTGGCGATCGTGTAGCCGAGAACCGCCACCAGGGGGATGAGCGCCACCACGAGGGCCAGGGCGCACCCGGCGATGGCGACGAGGTTCACCGTCTTGCGCCGGCGGGCGTTGCCGGCCCGCGCCGCCGACGCCTCCCGGAGCGAGACCGTGGCGGTCACGCCCGGCCCTCCGCCATCCGCACCGAGCGGTGCACCACGGCCCGGGCCCCCAGGTTGACCAGCAGGGTCAGGGCGAACAGCACCAGGCCGGAGGCGACCAGCGCGGAGCGGCCCATGGCCAGGGCCTCTCCGAACTGGGTGGCGATGTTGGCGGCGATGGTGTTGCCCCCCGGCTCGGTGATGTGGGGGTTGACCGTGAAGGTGGCGCTCAGCACCAGGGCCACGGCGATCGTCTCACCGAGGCCCCGGCCCAGCCCCAGCATCGAGGCGCCGACCAGGCCGCTGCGGCTGAACGGCAGGACGGCCAGGCGGATGGTCTCCCAGCGCGTGCCGCCGAGGGCCATGGCCGCCTCCCGGTGGGACGTGGGGACCTGGCGGAAGATCTCGCGGGCGATGGCGGCGATGATCGGCAGGATCATGATCGCCAGGACCACCCCCGCTACGAACATCGTCCGCCCGTAGGCGCCGGTGCGGTTGTGGAAGATGACCGTCCAGCCCAGGCCGGTGTTGAGGCCCTTCTGCACCGGGATCATCTTGGGGATCAGGACGAACACGGCCCACAGCCCGTAGACCACGCTGGGCACGGCGGCGAGCATGTCCACCAGGTAGCCGCCGATCCGGCCCATCCACACCGGCGCCAGCTCGGTGAGGAACAGGGCCGAGCCGACGGCGATCGGGGTGGCGATCACCAGAGCCACGACGCTCGAGGCGATCGTCCCGAAGATCAGGGCCTCGATCCCGAACCGGGGCCTGGTCTGGTCGGGGTTCCAGCCCTTGTTGGAGAAGAAGTGCAGGCCCTGGGAGCCGAAGGCGGAGGCGCCGTGGATGGCCAGGAACACGGCGATGGCCACCACGATCACGAAGACCAGGGCGCCGGCGCCGACGGTCAGGGCGGCAAAGCGCCGGTCCGCCCCGGCCGCCCCCCGCGTCGGGACGAAGTAGCTCATTGATCAGCGGGCGGCGCGACGGGCCACGGCAGCCGAAGTTACGGGGGCCAGGAGAACGCCCCCCCACCGCGGGATGAACGGGGGGTTAACGAGCGCTTGCCGGCATGGGAACGTTGCGGCCAAGCCACAATGTGGCCGTGTACATCTCGGCCAAAGCCGACTATGCCCTCCGCGCCCTGGTCACCCTGGCGGCATCGGACCGGCCCATGACCGCCGAGGCCCTGGCCCGCTCCCAGGAGCTGCCGGTCAACTTCCTCGAGAACATCCTCCTCCAGCTCCGCCGCTCGGGGCTGGTGGGCAGCCAGCGGGGGCCGGACGCCGGCTACCGCTTCCGCCGCCCCCCGGCGGAGATCACCGCCGCCGACGTGATGAGGGCCGTCGACGGACCCCTGGCCGAGGTGCGGGGCCTGCGCCCGGAGGACACGGCCTACCCGGCCGGCACCGAGGTCCTCCAGGAGCTGTGGGTGGCGCTGCGTGCCAGCATCCGCAACGTGCTCGAGACGGTGACGATCAGCCAGCTGGCCAAGGGGGAGCTCCCCCGGCGGCTGCGGCCCCTGGTGGCCGACCCCGACGCGTGGGCACCCCGCTGATGGACCTGGTCGAAGCCCTGCGCACGACCGGGGCGGTGCGGGAGTTCACCGACCGGCCCGTGCCCGACGAGGTGGTGGAGCGGGTGCTGGAGTCGGCCCGGTTCGCCCCGAGCGGGGGGAACCGGCAGGGGTGGCGGGTGGTGGTCCTCCAGGACCCCGACGTCCGCCGGCGGCTGCGGGAGATCTACCAGGACGGCTGGTACGACTACCTGGCCATCGCCTCGGCGGGGATGGTGGCCTTCGCCCCGCTCAACGACCGCGACGCCGAGTCGGAGGCGGTGGCCCGGGGGGCGGCGGACCAGCGGGCCCGGGGGGAGGCGGGGGCGGAGAGGGGCGGCTTCGCCGAGAACCTGGACCGGATGCCGGTGGTGCTGGTGGTGCTGGCCGACCTGCGGGCGCTGGCGGCGGTGGACCGGGACCTGCCGCGGTACACGTTCGCCGGCGGGGCGTCGGTCTACCCGTTCGCGTGGAGCGTCCTCCTGGCCGCCCGGGCCGAGGGGCTGGCCGGGGTGCTGACCACGGTGGCCGTCCGGCACGAGGCGGAGGTCAAGGAGCTGCTCCGGGTGCCCGCCGAGCTGGCGGTGGCGGGGGTGCTGGTGCTCGGGTACCCGGTGCGCCAGCCGACCCGGCTGCGCCGGCGGCCGGTGCCGGAGTTCACGACCGTCGACCGCTTCGACGGTCCCGCCTTCGGTGCGTCCTGAGCTCCGCCGGGCGGCCCGCCACCTGGCCGGGAGCCTGCTCGACGCGGCGTGGGCGTGGATCGGGTCGGCAGGGGCCATCGGGCCCGACGACCGCCGGGCCCGGCGCTTCTTCCACGTGGGCCGGGCCACGCTGATCGGCTTCCCGCCCGGATCGCTCCTCAAC encodes:
- the pstA gene encoding phosphate ABC transporter permease PstA; its protein translation is MTATVSLREASAARAGNARRRKTVNLVAIAGCALALVVALIPLVAVLGYTIAKGAAKFTGRFFTTSMRGVGPLDATGGILHSIIGTLEQVGLASLISVPLGLLVAVFLVEYGRQSRFAQSLRFLVDVLTGIPSIVAGLFVYSFWVIALHQGFSGFAGALALSVLMLPIVARASEEMLKLVPQDLREASYALGVARWRTIVSIVIPTASSGLTTAVMLAVARVTGETAPLLLTVFGLDTVHANPFHGQQSALPLFVFAQAQSPFKIDVDRAWGAALALIVIVVLLTVVARVVTRRSRVSVT
- the pstC gene encoding phosphate ABC transporter permease subunit PstC, which gives rise to MSYFVPTRGAAGADRRFAALTVGAGALVFVIVVAIAVFLAIHGASAFGSQGLHFFSNKGWNPDQTRPRFGIEALIFGTIASSVVALVIATPIAVGSALFLTELAPVWMGRIGGYLVDMLAAVPSVVYGLWAVFVLIPKMIPVQKGLNTGLGWTVIFHNRTGAYGRTMFVAGVVLAIMILPIIAAIAREIFRQVPTSHREAAMALGGTRWETIRLAVLPFSRSGLVGASMLGLGRGLGETIAVALVLSATFTVNPHITEPGGNTIAANIATQFGEALAMGRSALVASGLVLFALTLLVNLGARAVVHRSVRMAEGRA
- a CDS encoding Rrf2 family transcriptional regulator, with the protein product MYISAKADYALRALVTLAASDRPMTAEALARSQELPVNFLENILLQLRRSGLVGSQRGPDAGYRFRRPPAEITAADVMRAVDGPLAEVRGLRPEDTAYPAGTEVLQELWVALRASIRNVLETVTISQLAKGELPRRLRPLVADPDAWAPR
- a CDS encoding nitroreductase family protein, whose protein sequence is MDLVEALRTTGAVREFTDRPVPDEVVERVLESARFAPSGGNRQGWRVVVLQDPDVRRRLREIYQDGWYDYLAIASAGMVAFAPLNDRDAESEAVARGAADQRARGEAGAERGGFAENLDRMPVVLVVLADLRALAAVDRDLPRYTFAGGASVYPFAWSVLLAARAEGLAGVLTTVAVRHEAEVKELLRVPAELAVAGVLVLGYPVRQPTRLRRRPVPEFTTVDRFDGPAFGAS